One window of Candidatus Eisenbacteria bacterium genomic DNA carries:
- a CDS encoding TIGR01777 family protein, whose protein sequence is MNILLAGGTGFVGSALARHLQGTGHRVSLLSRRPAAPAGPIPVFHWDPEREELERAALDGVAAVVNLSGESLAGGRWTGARKQRLVQSRAGSTRFLVKEMREGTPPPRVLLNASAVGYYGSRGEEVLTEGSSPGTGFLAELCRAWEEAALSARTPGMRVVVLRFGIVLDSTGGALGMMLPIFRLGIGGPLGSGKQWMSWIAMPDLLGVISLALDREGVEGPVNVVAPAPVRNRDFARALGRVLGRPALIPAPAPALKLLLGEMAEEALLSSARVEPARLSTLGYGFRFRDLEGTLRHAVEESHKVS, encoded by the coding sequence GTGAACATCCTCCTTGCGGGCGGGACCGGGTTCGTGGGATCGGCCCTCGCGCGGCATCTCCAGGGGACCGGGCACCGGGTCTCGCTCTTGAGCCGCCGCCCCGCGGCTCCGGCGGGCCCGATACCGGTTTTCCACTGGGACCCGGAGCGGGAGGAATTGGAGCGAGCGGCGCTCGACGGAGTCGCCGCGGTCGTGAACCTCTCCGGGGAATCCCTCGCCGGAGGCCGTTGGACCGGGGCTCGCAAACAGCGCCTCGTTCAGAGCCGGGCCGGGAGCACGCGATTCCTCGTGAAAGAGATGCGGGAAGGGACGCCGCCGCCGCGCGTGCTCCTCAACGCCTCGGCGGTCGGGTATTACGGAAGCCGCGGCGAGGAGGTCCTCACCGAGGGGAGCTCCCCGGGCACGGGTTTCCTCGCCGAGCTGTGCCGGGCCTGGGAGGAGGCGGCGCTCTCCGCGCGCACGCCGGGAATGCGGGTGGTGGTCCTGCGCTTCGGCATCGTGCTCGATTCCACGGGAGGCGCGCTCGGCATGATGCTTCCGATCTTTCGGCTCGGGATCGGGGGCCCGCTCGGGAGCGGGAAGCAGTGGATGAGCTGGATCGCGATGCCGGATCTCCTCGGTGTGATCAGCCTGGCCCTCGACCGCGAGGGCGTGGAGGGGCCCGTCAACGTGGTCGCGCCGGCGCCTGTGCGAAACCGCGATTTCGCGCGTGCCCTGGGTCGGGTGCTGGGGCGGCCCGCGCTGATTCCCGCTCCCGCACCGGCGCTCAAGCTCCTCCTCGGGGAGATGGCGGAGGAGGCGCTTCTCTCGAGCGCACGCGTCGAGCCGGCGAGGCTTTCGACGCTGGGGTACGGGTTTCGCTTCCGGGATCTCGAGGGAACGCTGCGGCACGCCGTAGAGGAGTCGCACAAGGTGTCCTGA